A single region of the Streptomyces caelestis genome encodes:
- a CDS encoding helicase-related protein: MDPRQELVSSLHRRLVGPAFGTHELLEAPPDREYLMGTLYPQEADLQRQLDLAAEELDGAGTEGGADDTAPAVDPVPESNSWLPSSLGLSFYTDATTIDVRCAGARYKTLAATGERGRRWERVPLPEETHALGPDRDHVPVLDGRAEIRIRRRAFGSGQLVTVALVNIAHHEPTLGKATQWDRMLFQIELEARPADGDVLPYPSVRLASRDPEEQELRLQYRHVRTHAVGHGCAVEERYAAPDERGDRAVTALKAAVMPEAEVSGVRAAGFTGSPVLNVLHLADPSVPLAQLHEELAEFAADYRAWYVGQLNTEVPAWGREAADRVLARVNAAVTRIESGVRTLCDPARPELQHAFRTANRAMALQMRHSARDQAGERRARRDAVLLDPEPSQDAVWRPFQLAFFLLALDGVADPRHRDRTTADLIWFPTGGGKTEAYLLLAAFAMVLRRGEEDGGGTAVLSRYTLSLLTTQQFQRAATTVCALETLRRAHPARYGDEPFSIGLWVGEATSPNSYEKARAVFDDVRGAARPDDVFILDRCPWCGTRIMPAHKSPDIGDYGVRATADSFTFYCPRRECAFHDELPVAVVDEQLYDRPPTFVLGTVDKFARLAWEPRSGRLFGAGSGNRPPSLVIQDELHLLTGPLGTTVGLYEAAVLGLCTDRDGIGPKVVASTATIRRSGEQIRALYGSRAQLFPPAGLDARHSYFAEPDTSRPGRRYLGVMAQGHTAGRAAVATAAAMLQGAYELPEEHRDAYWTLVAYHHSLRELGRTVTAAADDIPAQLTGLDSGSGARALPDHQVQELTSNLPRAEQPVLLDRLEKPWSDPQSVSFLPCTNMLSVGIDVKRLALMLMQGQPKTTAEYIQATSRVGRHTVPGLVVTFFNATRPRDRSHYETFDVYHRSLYRHVEPTSVTPWSVPSRRRALHAALVILVRHRLGLAAENQAGHILDRLPEMEALVDELAARAAAGEPYAADAVRKELAELLADWEDAAREARKNGRELYYRSQGKGQSNLIKSFEQRYGLWETPNSMRNVDRECQVMVKGADL, from the coding sequence TTGGACCCCAGACAGGAACTCGTCTCCTCCTTGCACCGTCGGCTCGTCGGCCCTGCCTTTGGGACACACGAGCTGCTCGAAGCGCCACCGGACCGCGAATACCTCATGGGCACCCTGTATCCACAGGAAGCCGACCTTCAACGGCAGTTGGACCTCGCGGCAGAGGAGCTCGACGGCGCCGGTACAGAGGGCGGCGCCGACGACACGGCGCCCGCGGTGGACCCCGTGCCCGAGTCCAACTCCTGGCTGCCGTCCTCACTCGGCCTCAGCTTCTACACCGACGCAACGACCATCGACGTGCGCTGCGCCGGAGCCCGCTACAAGACTCTGGCCGCCACCGGTGAGCGGGGCCGCCGCTGGGAACGCGTCCCGCTACCCGAAGAGACTCACGCGCTCGGACCCGACCGGGACCACGTCCCCGTGCTCGACGGACGTGCCGAGATCCGCATCCGCAGGCGCGCTTTCGGTTCCGGACAGCTTGTCACCGTAGCCCTGGTGAACATCGCCCACCACGAACCGACCCTGGGCAAGGCCACGCAATGGGACCGGATGCTCTTCCAGATCGAACTGGAAGCGCGGCCCGCGGACGGCGATGTTCTGCCCTACCCGAGCGTGCGGCTGGCCAGCCGTGACCCGGAGGAACAGGAACTGCGTCTGCAGTACCGGCACGTCCGCACACACGCCGTCGGCCACGGATGCGCCGTCGAGGAACGGTATGCCGCGCCCGACGAGCGCGGCGATCGGGCGGTCACGGCTCTCAAGGCCGCCGTCATGCCGGAGGCCGAGGTCAGCGGGGTACGGGCCGCCGGCTTCACCGGCTCCCCCGTACTGAACGTGCTCCACCTCGCCGACCCTTCCGTGCCTCTGGCTCAATTGCATGAGGAACTCGCGGAGTTCGCAGCCGACTATCGGGCCTGGTACGTGGGGCAGCTGAACACCGAGGTCCCCGCATGGGGCCGGGAGGCCGCCGACCGAGTCCTGGCCCGCGTCAACGCCGCCGTCACCCGAATCGAGTCCGGCGTTCGCACCCTCTGCGACCCGGCGCGGCCCGAGCTTCAGCACGCGTTCCGCACCGCGAACCGCGCGATGGCCCTCCAGATGCGGCACTCCGCCCGAGACCAGGCAGGTGAGCGCCGAGCCCGCCGTGACGCGGTGCTCCTCGACCCGGAGCCCAGCCAGGACGCCGTGTGGCGGCCCTTCCAGCTCGCGTTCTTCCTGCTCGCCCTCGACGGCGTGGCAGACCCCCGGCACCGCGACCGGACGACAGCCGACCTGATCTGGTTCCCGACCGGCGGCGGCAAGACGGAGGCCTATCTCCTGCTGGCCGCGTTCGCGATGGTGCTCCGCCGGGGCGAGGAGGACGGTGGGGGCACCGCGGTGCTGAGCCGCTACACCCTGAGCCTGCTCACCACCCAGCAGTTCCAACGCGCGGCCACCACCGTCTGCGCTCTGGAGACGCTGCGCCGCGCCCACCCGGCCCGCTACGGGGACGAGCCCTTCTCCATCGGCCTGTGGGTCGGCGAGGCCACCTCCCCGAACTCGTACGAGAAGGCACGCGCGGTCTTCGACGACGTGCGCGGCGCCGCCCGGCCCGACGACGTCTTCATCCTCGACCGCTGCCCGTGGTGCGGCACACGCATCATGCCCGCCCACAAGTCACCCGACATCGGGGACTACGGAGTACGCGCCACCGCCGACTCCTTCACCTTCTACTGCCCGCGCCGGGAGTGCGCCTTCCACGACGAGCTGCCCGTCGCCGTCGTCGACGAGCAACTGTACGACCGGCCGCCCACCTTCGTCCTGGGCACCGTGGACAAGTTCGCCCGGCTCGCGTGGGAGCCGCGCTCGGGACGGCTGTTCGGCGCGGGCAGCGGGAACCGGCCGCCGTCCCTCGTCATCCAGGACGAGCTGCACCTGCTCACCGGCCCGCTGGGCACCACCGTCGGCCTGTACGAGGCGGCGGTACTCGGGCTGTGCACCGACCGTGACGGGATCGGACCCAAGGTCGTGGCCTCGACGGCGACGATCCGCCGCTCCGGCGAGCAGATCCGCGCCCTCTACGGCAGCCGCGCACAGCTCTTCCCGCCCGCCGGACTCGACGCCCGGCACTCCTACTTCGCCGAACCCGATACCTCCCGCCCCGGCCGCCGCTACCTCGGCGTCATGGCCCAGGGACACACAGCAGGACGCGCCGCCGTCGCCACCGCCGCCGCGATGCTGCAAGGCGCCTACGAACTCCCCGAGGAACACCGCGACGCCTACTGGACGCTGGTCGCCTACCACCACAGCCTCCGCGAACTCGGCCGTACGGTCACGGCCGCGGCCGACGACATCCCCGCACAGCTCACCGGGCTGGACTCGGGTTCGGGAGCCAGAGCACTGCCTGACCACCAGGTACAGGAACTCACCAGCAACCTGCCGCGCGCCGAACAGCCCGTCCTCCTCGACCGGCTCGAAAAACCCTGGAGCGATCCGCAGTCGGTGTCGTTCCTGCCGTGCACCAACATGCTGTCCGTCGGCATCGACGTGAAGAGGCTCGCCCTGATGCTCATGCAGGGGCAGCCCAAGACGACGGCCGAATACATCCAGGCCACCAGCCGGGTCGGCCGGCACACCGTGCCCGGTCTCGTCGTCACCTTCTTCAACGCCACCCGCCCCAGAGACCGTTCGCACTACGAGACCTTCGACGTGTACCACCGCTCCCTCTACCGGCACGTCGAACCGACCAGCGTCACCCCCTGGTCCGTCCCCTCACGTCGGCGTGCCCTGCACGCCGCGCTCGTCATCCTCGTACGCCACCGCCTCGGCCTCGCCGCCGAGAACCAGGCCGGGCACATCCTCGACCGGCTGCCTGAAATGGAAGCCCTTGTCGATGAGCTGGCGGCGCGGGCCGCCGCCGGTGAACCGTATGCCGCCGACGCCGTACGCAAGGAACTCGCGGAACTCCTCGCCGACTGGGAGGACGCCGCCCGCGAGGCCCGCAAGAACGGCCGCGAGCTCTACTACCGCAGCCAGGGCAAGGGACAGTCCAACCTGATCAAGAGCTTCGAGCAGCGCTACGGCCTGTGGGAGACACCGAATTCGATGCGCAACGTCGACCGGGAATGCCAGGTGATGGTGAAGGGAGCCGACCTGTGA